From Parasteatoda tepidariorum isolate YZ-2023 chromosome 1, CAS_Ptep_4.0, whole genome shotgun sequence, one genomic window encodes:
- the LOC107436481 gene encoding phosphatidylinositol-glycan biosynthesis class W protein: MMMISLEGNVGTSPIEVFLVTFFVPASSLLMLIISSIFYSDKIFVYLEVVILNVVLLLILTSFSDHLLLLFIIYIILLAFAFWFAFHKFTFREINLKIKDWAKEKDVNRSYIGDYRGHLLLATSICILAVDFRIFPSKFAKTEMFGWSVMDAGVGSFVLLHGLCSAHGKQLKENSMKKCFKTSFPLLILGFLRLALTTSVGYHKVVQEYGIHWNFFFTLAFTKVMCSSILAIFKVNAGLLAVIIVIIHQFLLTKLGLSDFVSSPERRNLLEANKEGICSLLGFVSLYFFGVQLGHVAWGKKDYCYLLVKLCCLGLCGWILMLIFHENCQHVSRRMANLSYCIWIVSLTSLQISLHLCHFLIVDIIKKLLKVKLHENLLWNVLNYNGLFYFLLANLMTGLVNITINTADTSNSKSLCILFMYLTILFGSSFILFKLNIKFLRF, translated from the exons ATGATGATGATTTCATTAGAAGGGAATGTTGGAACATCTCCCATAGAAGTGTTTCTGGTGACCTTCTTTGTTCCTGCTTCTTCATTGTTGATGCTcataatttcaagtattttttattcagataa gatctTTGTATATCTTGAAGTTGTAATTCTTAATGTGGTTCTGTTACTTATTCTTACTTCATTCAGTGATCATCTTCTATTactgtttattatttacatCATATTGCTTGCTTTTGCATTTTGGTTTGCCTTCCACAAGTTTACATTCAGAGAAATAAATCTGAAGATAAA AGATTGGGCAAAAGAAAAAGATGTCAACAGATCTTATATTGGAGACTATCGAGGTCATTTACTGTTGGCCACTTCAATCTGTATTTTGGCTGTCGATTTCCGAATTTTCCCTTCAAAGTTTGCAAAGACTGAAATGTTTGGGTGGTCAGTCATGGATGCTGGTGTTGGATCTTTTGTTTTGCTTCACGGTCTCTGTTCAGCTCATGGAAAGCAGCTCAAGGAAAATag tatgaaaaagtgttttaagaCATCTTTCCCTCTCCTCATTTTGGGTTTCTTGAGACTTGCATTAACAACGTCTGTTGGCTATCATAAAGTTGTCCAAGAATATGGAATTCattggaatttctttttcaccCTCGCTTTTACAAAG GTAATGTGTTCAAGCATTCTAGCGATATTTAAAGTCAATGCTGGGCTGTTAGCTGTTATCATTGTGATCATTCATCAGTTTCTTCTCACAAAACTGGGATTGTCTGATTTTGTCTCATCACCTGAACGACGGAATTTGTTAGAAGCCAACAAAGAAGGCATTTGTTCACTACTCGGCTTTGtctcactttacttttttggtgTTCAACTGGGTCATGTGGCTTGGGGAAAAAA AGACTATTGTTATCTACTTGTGAAGCTGTGTTGCCTTGGTTTGTGTGGATGGATTTTGATGCTTATTTTTCATGAGAATTGCCAACATGTCTCCCGAAGAATGGCTAACTTATCTTATTGCATATGGATT gtTTCACTGACAAGCTTACAGATTTCACTTCATTtgtgtcattttttaattgttgatatCATCAAGAAGTTACTCAAAGttaaattacatgaaaatttattgtGGAATGTTCTCAACTATAATggccttttttattttctgcttgcTAATTTGATGACAGGTTTagttaatataacaattaatactGCTGATACATCCAATTCAAAAtcattgtgtattttatttatgtatcttACTATCTTATTTGGAAGTTCttttatattgttcaaattaaatattaagtttcttcgtttttag